In one window of Armatimonadota bacterium DNA:
- a CDS encoding beta-galactosidase trimerization domain-containing protein, giving the protein MAGARFPLTTTPFTYILDYGGYAGHLDEPDALVQRIADAPPHLLHVAHDTPIPNTAGPVVLLGDDAARRLSVEEMRDRTARIADMVRRIHAVGVKTFIPYICNQTIAGDPKLRRGVWEFYDHWDEYLDLEIGPRPEADSLHWLARERNGRPHFNYEMRHEHFTRRGMFRFAPCVNNPYYNAYQRVIVTAIARVGYDGVFVDNCILNCYCEYCRERFRGHLASTYSPEELRRRFGIADPQQIEPAYRGSRLEWVKEEPTFKKFLADTFSDEELIRWLGTADLNEARLEEGGNGWLWGRAHDYRKWMEQHYAPRELEKMFGSPDLSQWGVRTAEERALWSETKLFWAESIRHNLAFIKQVGSEVRGDFYILPNWGAMLSFDATEFREEIAHDVETWAPAMDAMMYEEDGDAGRVAHGFYVDHLLQQKLALALGVAGTVMSSRGANEGADELAHAQALAAGGGAYIQLTSRFPHIRARYRAFFDGNAELLAGLRSYAHVAIGCFFRELHMENHSHLRQVYQISRYLADQHVLFDLIVERQLTADVLRDYDVLILPEARYLSDDGAAAVEEFAASGGLVVLTGESGCCDDAGKPRHENAFAEPFAAARRGASGLRSSRDGRWVHAVNVASLIGADNISREDALDFAMYSAASLNVPAGRSAAAVYELDRMIGVDRYYDRARLIPWIERGLGYRIRLADGRRAAGVRFHAYRGDDLMLLHAVNYNVPVPDDPRGRP; this is encoded by the coding sequence ATGGCCGGTGCCCGTTTCCCACTGACCACCACGCCGTTCACATACATCCTCGACTACGGCGGATATGCCGGACACCTGGACGAACCCGACGCGCTCGTGCAACGGATCGCGGACGCGCCGCCGCACCTGCTGCATGTGGCCCACGACACGCCGATTCCCAACACGGCCGGCCCGGTGGTTCTGCTTGGTGATGACGCAGCTCGGCGCCTATCGGTCGAGGAGATGCGAGACCGCACTGCGCGCATCGCCGACATGGTCCGGCGGATCCATGCCGTCGGCGTCAAGACATTCATCCCATACATCTGCAACCAGACGATAGCGGGCGATCCGAAACTGCGGCGAGGCGTGTGGGAGTTCTACGATCACTGGGACGAGTACCTGGACCTGGAGATCGGGCCGCGGCCGGAGGCCGACTCCTTGCACTGGCTGGCGCGCGAGCGAAACGGCCGGCCGCACTTCAACTACGAAATGCGCCACGAGCACTTCACGCGCCGCGGCATGTTCCGCTTCGCGCCGTGTGTCAACAACCCCTACTACAATGCGTACCAGCGCGTTATCGTCACCGCGATCGCGCGCGTCGGATATGACGGCGTGTTCGTGGACAACTGCATACTGAACTGCTACTGCGAATACTGCCGCGAGAGGTTCCGCGGCCACCTCGCGAGCACGTACTCGCCGGAAGAGCTGAGGCGCCGGTTCGGGATCGCGGATCCACAGCAGATCGAGCCGGCTTATCGCGGCAGCCGGCTGGAGTGGGTCAAGGAGGAGCCGACTTTCAAGAAGTTCCTCGCCGACACGTTCAGCGACGAGGAGCTGATCCGGTGGCTCGGCACAGCTGACCTCAATGAGGCGCGACTCGAGGAGGGCGGCAACGGCTGGCTATGGGGCCGCGCTCACGACTACCGCAAGTGGATGGAGCAGCACTACGCGCCGCGCGAATTGGAGAAGATGTTCGGCTCACCGGATCTCTCGCAGTGGGGCGTACGCACTGCCGAGGAGCGAGCGCTGTGGTCGGAGACGAAGCTGTTCTGGGCCGAGAGCATCCGCCACAATCTGGCCTTCATCAAGCAAGTCGGCAGCGAGGTGCGAGGGGACTTCTACATTCTCCCCAACTGGGGCGCGATGCTGAGCTTCGACGCCACGGAATTCCGCGAGGAGATCGCCCACGACGTGGAGACCTGGGCCCCGGCGATGGACGCGATGATGTACGAGGAGGACGGTGACGCAGGCCGGGTGGCACATGGGTTCTACGTGGATCACTTGCTTCAGCAGAAGCTGGCGCTGGCCCTGGGCGTGGCGGGCACGGTGATGTCATCGCGCGGGGCGAACGAAGGCGCGGACGAGCTTGCTCACGCGCAGGCTCTGGCAGCGGGCGGCGGCGCCTACATCCAATTGACGTCGCGGTTCCCGCACATCCGCGCGCGCTACCGCGCGTTTTTCGACGGGAATGCGGAGCTGCTCGCCGGGCTCCGCAGCTACGCCCATGTCGCCATCGGCTGCTTCTTCCGCGAGTTGCACATGGAGAATCACAGCCACCTGCGTCAGGTGTACCAGATCAGTCGCTACCTCGCCGACCAGCACGTTTTGTTCGATCTCATCGTCGAGAGACAACTGACGGCTGATGTCCTGCGCGACTATGACGTGCTCATTCTGCCGGAAGCGCGCTATCTCAGCGACGACGGGGCGGCGGCTGTGGAGGAATTCGCCGCGTCGGGTGGGCTCGTCGTGTTAACCGGTGAGAGCGGCTGCTGCGACGACGCCGGCAAGCCGAGACACGAGAACGCGTTCGCCGAGCCATTTGCGGCGGCGAGGCGCGGCGCAAGCGGCCTGAGGTCTTCGCGCGACGGCAGGTGGGTGCATGCGGTGAATGTCGCTTCGCTCATCGGCGCCGACAACATCAGCCGGGAAGATGCGCTCGACTTCGCGATGTACAGCGCCGCGAGCCTCAACGTGCCTGCGGGGCGCAGCGCGGCGGCGGTGTACGAACTGGATCGCATGATTGGGGTGGACCGCTACTACGATCGGGCGCGCTTGATACCATGGATTGAGCGCGGGCTGGGCTATCGCATTCGCCTGGCTGACGGGCGCCGGGCCGCAGGAGTACGGTTTCACGCCTACCGTGGGGATGACCTGATGCTGCTCCACGCGGTCAACTACAATGTACCCGTGCCCGACGACCCGCGCGGCAGGCCAAT